Genomic segment of Corvus hawaiiensis isolate bCorHaw1 chromosome 27, bCorHaw1.pri.cur, whole genome shotgun sequence:
ACTGCCCCCTACCAGAGTGCCAAAGAGCCTACACTGACCTTGGTGCAGGGTGGTATGCTGATGTTCAGGTGGCAGAGCACATGCTGGAGGTCCTCGTATTTCATGGCCTTACGCAAGAAAGACAGGGAGCCACTGGCTTCCCGGCTGCTGTCCCGGACCTGAGTGCCAGAGCCCAGTTAGGTGGCTTGGCACAAGCCAAGGGCCCTAACTGGTTGCCCAGTCCTGTACCCTGACATTACCTTGATGGGGATGACAAGACGATTCTCCCGGAAGGACTGGAAGAGGAAGGTGCGGGGCTGAGTGGCCTTCTTGACAGGCACCAGGTTCCCTGAGAGTTCGACGTGCAAAGGCATCCCCTCTACCACCTGGCAGGGAGCATAAAACATGCTCAGaccctgtgcagagctgcttctcccGCTCCTGGACAGGGCAGCTAACCCTGACTCTCCTAGCCAGGCCGGGGCCAGGCCCTTCCACTGGCATCAGTCTCCCCTCACTTTGTcagccctctccctgctgccctccacACATGCTGCTGGGGACAAACCTCAATGTCCCTGCTGCGGGCCACCTCTGTGAAGTTCTCATGCTGCTCTAAAGTCTTGTCAACCTTGTCATCAGTCATGCAGTAGCAGCGCAGCCGGCCTTCTCGTGCATCATTCATCTTGGCAAACACCACGAATTTGGCCATGTAGGGCACGGCTGTCAGCTCCTTGTACAGCATCGTGGCAAAGTGCACGGCCTCAGCTGTGCGTGGGCAGTCGGCCAGCCAGAACCTGCAGGACATCTGGGTCagggtgctgctgggcagtggcaCCAGGGAGCTGCCCCCACCCCCCTCAACAGCCAACTGGACCTTAGAGGAAGCCCCAGGAGCTCTGGACACAGGTGTAGCCCCATCCGTGATGGGGACCCACCCAAGTATAAATAATGGCCTCCTTCCTTCTGCACACCCAGCTGTCATGAGTGTTTCCTGGTGTGTGCTCAGGCAGCACAGGGGTCTCAAGGCTAGAAGAAACCACCCTGCATGTAGGAATagggcagcacagcaccagGGATAAGGGGCTTCTCCTGGCAAAGGCTGTACCAAGGCCCAAGGAGCACCAGATGTCCTCAGATGGGCACACGTTTGCCCAGGACTCACCTGGCAGACACATTGGTGGTAAAGTTAGCACACTCATTTTCATAGACCAGCTTTGTGGTGCCTGTTATGTCTTCCCACTGGGCTTGGGCTGTCCCTCCTGCAGCGGAAAGCAAGGGTCAGCATACTGTCTTTCCATAAGCCTGGGGTCTGCATCCCCTAGGCATTTGCTTTCTCCACAGCTGTGCCCTTTCCTgagctccctggagctgcatCTCCCTGAGgcagcccagcccatccccatgGAGAGCACGCTCACAGCCTCACCGATCACACTGCAGAGCAGACGTAGGCTGGTGGTGTCACCCTCACCACTGTCTCGGGGATTGTCCTTCCAGGATGGTGGCAGTGGGATACGGAGGCCAATAGGGCGGTGGAACTTCCTCCGTCGTGGCTCCACTGTGACAATGGGGCTGAAGGTCGCTTGGTTCCCCAGCAGCTTAGTCACCAACTCAtcaggcacaggctgtgcctgtgGGTAACACAGGGATGGGCATTAGGGATGGTTTTTCCTCAGGctggggcacagcctgggcttgCTGCCCACCCCTGATTGCAGAAGCATGTCTGGGCCCCAGGCCGGGCTCTCTGGGGCTCACCTGCAGGGCCAGCCTCACTCTCTTGGTGACAGCAGTGTCTGGAAAGGTGGCCTGTACCATGGGCACCAGTGTGCTTTTCAAACAGCCTCCCTCAGGGCCAATCATGTCACAGTCCTGGCAAATCCGGGACATGACCACAAAGTAGAGAGGGAAGTCGGTGGTGATGATGCGGCAGACCCTCTTCTtatccagctcctcctggctctccagctctgcaAGGGCAGCACTGCCATCAGTGCTCATACACCAAGCATCTGGCTGTCCCTCAACACCCCTCCATGCTGCACTGACCACACCACTCAGCCCCATTCCACCACCCAGGCCACCGCAGCCCTGCGTGCAGGGAGCTGTGAGGTGTGGAGCCCCTGCCTTCCTGGCACGCTCACCCTCGTCCATGCCATTGAGCAGCTGGTCCATGTAGCTCTCCTCATAGCGGTTGCGGTGCTCCTTCCAGACAGAGCCGTTCTCGCTGCGCAGCACTACCAGCTCACGGTCTCCACGTCCATACGAGGCAAAGTGTGGAATCTCCACAATGACAGGGCTGCAGATAGCAAAGGAAGGCCACTGGCACCCACAAGCTGCACAAGGACACGCAGGCAGCAAGGTGGCCCTGGGCAGAGTGCGTGCCCATGCTGCGCAgctgctgggggaagaaggacgGCTGACCTCCCTCTCTCTGGGAAAGAGGGCTCTGCAGCTGGTGGAACAGGGCTGGCCAGGGCTTTTCTGCCACTGTTCTATTACTCTTGAATGACCCACCCCAGAAACATGCTGCACCCAACAAGAGGTGGGATTTCTCCTCTGCCAACTTCCAGAAGCAGAGATAGGCAGAGGTCTGGCCCTGGATGGTAAAGCCCTCCAGATGAGCCCAGATCTGTCCCCAGTCCTGAGGGATGGCCCTGGTGTGGGCAGCCCAATCTGctcttttcccagctgtgctcacctgaggaACTGGGCACCAGCAGGCCCCAGAGCAATGATCCGACTGCCCAGACCCTCCTCCTCAGCCAGTGGTGGGGGTGCAGGTAGCTTTTGGGGCTTCACCAGGCGGCAGGTAATGCGGGTCGGTGCAGCACAGGCACGGGGCGGGATGACCACACGCAGACCATGGTGCCGGCTGCCCCGCATGGAGCCACCACGGGCATCCACCATGAAGCTCACCAGGAACCTGGAGTGGACAGAGGCATGGGCACATGGGCACCTTGCAGCCAGCTTGTGAACAGAGTGTGCATGTGCTGCGCAGGCTGGGCACTCACCCTGTGTGCACGGGGCTGGCCACTGGGCTGATGTTATCTGAGGTCTCAgtggcagggctgctggggatCAGGGAGTCCTCGTCGAACTCCTTGGAGGGCTGTGTAAGGCAGGGAAGAGACCCCGTGGGCAAAGGGTCCTATCTGGGGGTGTTGAGCCTGCCCACCCTTACACAATCCTCGCTGGACAGTCCTGCACCACCAGGTCAATGCCCATTACCCATCCCACACTTGAGCTCTGTGATGATGGGGGAGCTGCCCCGGCAGGGAATGCCTGGGGGAGGCCATGGCAGGCTGTATCTCATGCTCACCTCCTGTGGGGACACCGAGGGTGCATGCAGCAGACTGACTTGCTCAGCTTCTGTCTCCACAGGTCCTACCTGCTCAGTCTCCTCAGCTCTGGTCACCACAGTTTCAGGTGGGATGCAGGGGACCTGCAGGACAGCTGGAGACTCCACCCTGGCAGGAGAGGGTAGTGACAGCCACAGAACTGGTAGggtccctcagcccctgcccatccccacagagccctGGGGCCGCTGGACAAAGGCAAACTAAGCAGCAGTCCCATGTCCTggtgcaggaacagcactgaCCAGCTTTGCCTGCCATGGCAGCCAGTGAGGGCTCAGTGATCTATTCCTTGCCCGGAGTCTTATGTGCCCCACAAgaagcccagcccagcacaaggCTGTTCTGTGCCCTGTAcctgctccctccccaccaTACAGTGTCTCTTACGTTTGCTCCAGTGTCGTTGTGGTCATGAACTCCAGTATCTCCCTTTTGCCTTCCTGGTCTCTGAGATCAGGTGTCTTGGGCTTTGGTGCAATCAGCTCTTCCTCTGAAACCAAGAGCTGGCTCAGCAAGCAGAGGCAGATGGACAAGGGAACACAGATAACCAGCCTTTGCTCCCACCCCTCctcagggctggagccagggcgCATCCCCGCTCCCACTGCTTGACACAGACACTTGGCCCCTGGGTCTCAGCCAGACACAGGGGGGGCTTTGCTGTCTGCCAGAATGGGTCTGCTGGCAGGGCAAGGCCCATGCCACAGGCCAGCGGgacaggagctgtgggagccgTCAGGAACTTCGGCTGCTCACTAACCTCTTTCTCACAGCACCAATCAGCACAGAGACTGCAGGGGACACCTTACACTTTGATGTCTGGGACAGGGACATAGGCACGACTGGGGGTGCAGGAGGCTGCCCTAACACTACACCCCGCTGgaggcacagagctctgctAATGCTGACCACTGGTCCCATTAATACCTGCTAACTAGCTCACCAGGGTTTGGCTCTGGCCAGTGCCCTGTGGGAGGGTGTCCAGCACCTCCTGATCCAGAGAGAGTACCCCAGAGATGGGGAGGGGaccacagaagcacagagaCCTTGAGCTCTCAGGTTAATCCCTGCTCTGGCCAGGATGGAATGGGGCAGTTGTGGAGGGGCACCAGTAGTTGTCACAGTACCAGGTTCCTCcacctgccatggacagggccTGGGTCTGACAAGGGAGTCAGGGTCCTCCTGAGTGGGAGGATGCCCATTCATGCAGTCACACCACAGCAAGCAGCACGGACATGGATTGGCAGGGCAGGatggcagggctggtgctggagagcaccagcccagcagcaaGGCTCAGCAGATGGATATGGCGTGCGGATGCTTAGTGGCCATGGGGTGAAATGGGCCAttgagctggggcagggggacatATTTCATACCCATTACTGTGACATGAGCAGTGCCTGCAAAGTAAGAAGAGGCAAAAGTGAGGTCTTGGTGGGAGGGCGCAGGAGCaaaccagctgcagctgggctgggagatggtgCCCTCCAGCAGAGCAAGGCACAGTGGGGGCTCTGCATGCCCAAGGGCTCTCTGCACAGTCCCTGGGGCACAGGATCACAGAGATGTCCAGACTTTGTGTCCCTGCATAGTGCAGGGAAGCACACAAGCCAGGAGGTGCCACCTCAGGAGTCTGGTAGGCTTCCTTCGTCCCCTCTGCAAgaccacagcagggcccacacAGCTCCCCCACCCTGGGGGTGTCTCTGTTCCAGCAGGAACACCAGTGCCATCCCCATGACTGCTGCCTGCCACACTGACCCAGCTGGCAGATCTCTGGGATGGTGTGACCTGACTCCCGCCCCTCACCTTCATCCTCTGATACGTCCAGAATCTCATCTACAGTCTCTGGGAAGCTCATGCGGTGCTTGTCACCAACTGactgtgggagcagagcagagtcAGAGGAGGCCAGCACTTTGCTGCACAGCTATCTGCAGCCCCCTCCTTACACCTGGGCTAGGCACCCAGCTGCAGACCTTTCCCAGGCTGCCCTCAGTCCCAGCCCTCCTCCACAGCATCCTGGTCCTAGTACCAGGGGCTCACCGGGATGTCGGTTTCCTCTGTGACAATCTTGAGCACGTCTGTGACAGAAATGTAGCCGAGCCGCTTTGCAATGGCCAGGGGAGTGGTTCCATTCTGTGCACAGAGGAAAgactggggcagcagcagccacagggcagcccaggcagctgcctgaGCTTGCCACAGGGTGGGGAGGTGCGGGCAAGCATTGTACTCACTGTGCTGATCTCGTTGGGAGACGCACCGTGCTTCAGCAGCAGTGTCACCACATCTGTGTGGCCCTGCTGTGCCGCTTGATGCAGGGGGGTGTAGCCCAGCTGCAGGGGAGGACAGAGGATGCTGCAATCAGTTCTGCAAGTCTGCTGCTCCAGAAATGCCCCCAGGTCTCACACACCGTGCTTCATGCCTGGAGCATGAGGACAGCTCCCCTTCCCCATCAACCTGCATGCTGTTGCCCATGGCAGAAGCGTCCTTGGAGCACAGGACACCTCTGTACCTTAGTCTTGGCATTGACATCAGCTTGGTGCTGCAGCAAAAACTTCACCAGCTTGATGTTCCCATAATGGCTGGCCACATGCAGCGGGGTATAGCCCATCTGAAAGACAAGATCAGGTCTCAGTCTGTCCTTAGTGCTTACTGCCCTTCTGGCTTGGATATACTCATCCCACAGGCATGCCCCCATGCATGAAGGATGAGGCACACATGTGGGGGCTTCCCAAAAGCCCAAGACCAGAGCAGAGGGCTTCAAACCATGTGTACCTGCGGGTACAGAGGTGAGCTATAGGAGCAGGCAAGAATCACTCCTCCAGAGAGGTGGGGGGAAGTGGAGGAAGATTCCCCAAGACACAGGCAAAATGGTAAGGATGCCTGCTAGAGGGGAGTTTCttgtacaaagaaaaagaaaagaaatgctccTCCCTGAGCAGACCTAGAGGTAGTTCCCCCATGTGTTTCACCACAGCCATGGTCAATGCAGTACTTTACCCTGGTCATTGCATCCACCGTGACTCCATGTTTCACTAGAACATCAGCAACCAGCACATGCCCCTCTTGGGCCACAAGATGGAGAGGAGTCAGGCCACTCTGCAAAGAGAGGAGGTCTTGGCACAATGGCACTGCCATCACCACAGCTCCATCAGCAGAGACTCTTGTCAGGTCTCCAGCTTGGCAAACTGACTGACACAGTGTCCTGCTGCCCAAACACAGGGAGGCACAGGGGCCTGGACCTCCATCCAGACTGCTGTTCTCTGCTGGCTTGTTtgcctccagcctggcaggaTGCACTGGGACAACTTACCTTGTTGCCTAGGTTGCCATTGGCTTGTTTGGAGAAAAGCAGTGCCACCATGTCTGCATGCCCCTCCTGGGAAGCCAGGTGCAGGGGAGTGACTCCCTGCATAGACTCAGCATTTGCAGAAGCCCCATACTGCAGCAGGCTGCTGGCCACCTCCATCTGGTTTTGCTTGGCAGCGATGTGCAGGGGGGTGTACCCGTTCTGCAGGGGAGAGAGGCTCATTGCAGTGCTCAGCCCTGCCAAGCAGACCAGAAGGGACAGGAGGTGCCACCCTGCCTCTGCAGGCCAGCTCTGCCCTTCCTAGTTGCCTCCAGAGCCCAGGGATGCCCCCCACACCATCTCTCTGACAGCAACCAGCCCTGACATTGAGGCCACGTCCCACTCTTCCAACCAAGTCAGCACGGGGGTTTCAAAGACCACCTGCTTCAGGTTTGACTGGTATGGGCTGTTCTGGAGTTTTCCACACATGAATTTCTGCAGCAGTATGCAGCCTCTGGGAGCTGCAAAAAGCTGGGGCAGACACAACTCCTGGAACGTGCCTGGCTGAGGTGTGGAGCTAAACTCCCAGTACACAGCATTAGTATTCAGGCAGAGACTGCAGGGCCTTGagtcctgcctctgctgccacgctgcaggagcagagcagctggcagaCACCCGCTGCCCAGGCTGACGTGCAGGCTGTTGGTGACGCAGACCAACAGGGTGCTGGCACTGGTACCGGCTGCTCCCGGTGCCTGCCCAGCATGTCTGCCAGCAGCCTGCACAGTGGAGAGGAGAGTGCCAGATGGGGAGGGCTGGCACCACCAGCCATTTGGCTGTTTTCAGGATGCAGCTTTTGCAAACAACATGGAGAGCAAGACGCCTGCTGGTCTGCTCTGTGGGGAGATGCTCCCCATGCTCAGGCAGAGCCGGGCGACTCTCACAAGCTTATGGGTTTTCTGATTCACTGCTTCATAGCTGAATGCAAACATTTGCGTGTGGTTTCCCAAACTGCCAGACCGCAGCGCTGCTCTGCAGGACTTGCCATGGAAACACGTTCCCCACGCAGCAACCACCACGCTGCTAACAGGGACCATCCCTGACACAGCCTATCTGCTGGAACAGTACCACTGCCTGGCACCCTGCCTGCTCCGCGTGGTGTGAGGACAGGCAGGGATGAGCAGCAGACACGGAGAAAGGTTGGTGGTGATCAGACCGTTGTACATTCTCTGAGTGCCAGGGTTGAGGGGAAGCAGTGCTGGCCCCAGACTGGCAGGCACTGGACACACAACAcctccccacatccccagggaAACCCAGCCCAAACTTACCCAGGCCGAGTTGTGTGGAGAGCTCcccttgggaagcagcagcttgaCAATCTCCAGGTTGTTGTGGTGCACAGCCACATGCAGTGGAGTCAGGCCATTCTGCAGAGGGGGAGAGAGTACAAACGGGTGAGACAGAGCCTCTCCCCATACCAGACCACTCCTCCCACAGAAGCAGCActcaccttccctgctgcatTGGGGTGAGCGTCATGTGCCAACAGCAACTCTGCCACATCCACCTTCCCATACTTGGCTGCAACGTGGAGAGGGGTAAATCCTTTCTGAGGAGAAAGGCAGCCCATCACAGGGTGGTAGAGATGAAGATAGTGTTGGCGCCTGCTGCAACACAGGAGGAGGCTGCCCCTCCTGTGACAGGGACACTGTGCCACCAGCCTGCTCAGCCTTGGCCCAGCTGGGTGAGGCCTTTTGCAGCAGTGGATACAGCAGCCTACCTTGGTCATGCAGGTCTGTGAGGCTCCCTTgtccagcagggccagggctgtgtccaTGTGCCCCTCTCTGGCAGTGATGTGCAGGGGCGTGTGCCCTGCTGTGGTGGCCAGGTTGGGGTTGGCGTTGTTCTCCAAAAGGAGTTTGACCATGCCAGTGTGGCCGATGCGTGCAGCACAGTGCAGAGGAGTCTGGTCATCCTGTGAAGGTGGCAAAGAAGCTGTTTGGGCAGACCTGGACCAGTCCCTTCTTGCCATGCCAAAAGGGTCCCAGCCCTGCTACCACTGTTGCACAGCCCCTCGTAGGCTGCGCTCTGGGCGCGTGAGAGCGAAGAAACCAGCACCAGCTGTTCCCAGAGCTGATTATCACACAGGTTCTCTGTACCTACCTTGGCCTTAGCATTGGCTTTGGCTTTGTTCTGCAGCAGGTACTTTGCCACATCtgtgtgcccagctctggctgccatGTGTAGGGGCGTCTCCACTTTCTGCACCAAAGACAAGATAAAGTGGTAAGGCCAAAGGAGGGAAAACGCCTTCCTGCAGTCATTCCTCTGCTCCGAACAGAGGAGAGCAGTGCCTGAAACCCCTACTGGTTCTGTGTGCCAGCAAAAAGCAGAGGGCACCAGGGACTGCTCGGGTGAACAGAGGGTGCAGGACCTGGGCAATTCTCACATCCCGCTGAACCCCAATTAGCTGAGCTCCCAAAGCCCCAACCAGGGTGGAACTCACCACGTTGGACACATTAGAAGAGGCTCCACGCTGCAGCAGAGTCTTGACGATGGGCAGATGCCCCATGAAGGCAGCCACATGCAGCGGGGTCAGGCCAGACTGTGAAGAGAAACGGATGGGACCAAGATGGGACTTACGGCCTTGCCAGTATCTCTTActgtcccctcctccttctccccagggcaggTCTCACCAGAGGCAAAATCTGagtccccaggctgctccaggagcctgGCAAGTGAGTGTGGGGGAaacacagggagctgctctctcccctgcatctccctgcccTTTGGGGAGACGCTGCCTGAGTTCTGAGTGCAAAGGGCCAAGACCAAGAAAGGTCCCCGGGGTATGGCAGATGCAACAGGGACATCACATCCTGCCACGTTGTCCACTCTGTATGTGCAGAAGCAAGAGAGCTGAGGATGGGCTCAGCCCACTTACCTCTGTGACAGCATCAATGGAGGCACCTGTCTtcaacagcagctccatcacACGGATGTGGTTTTTCTTGCAGGCAATATGGAGGGGTGTGAAGCCATTCTGCAGACAGACAGATGGACAGTGATTTGCAGGAACAATCCCTCTCCCCTGGTCCAGCCCACCCACCCTTCCTCACCAAGGCTCGGGAGTTGGGCTTGGCCCCCTTCTCCACCAGCAGCTTGGCCACCCGGTGGTGTCCACAGTGTGCAGCCACATGCAGTGGCGTTAGGTGGTCCAGGGTGATGTCATCGATCTCAGCGCTGTACTGCAGGAGCAGGCGTACGCAGTCCAGGTGGTCACCCTGTGCTGCCATGTGGATCGGCGACAAGCCGTTCTGCAACCATGGAGCAGGGCCTCAGGGCTGCGCCAGGAGGGGGTCCAGGCATCCCACCCAACCCCTGCCTTGCACCCCCAGACACTACTCTAGGGCAGAAGAGACAGCTTGTTCCCCAGGGTGCTACCAGAGAGGAGCCCCAAAGTCCCTCACTGAGACTTACAGGGGAGCAATGTCGAGTGGACGGAAGGGCCTGAAGAGCTGCTGCCATGGGGCAGACTGTACCCAGGCAACCCCCAAGACTGGTCCCTTTGAAAGATGAAGTCCTCAAGCAAAGGACTCCAGCTAGAGCCAAGTAGGGCAGGAAGCTTCTTACCCctcaaaaaaagccccaagccAGCCACGGGTGCCATCCAGCGCTACTGTGCACAGCTTGTCACCCCACTGTGCTGCCCTGGAACCTGGCACCAATCACAGCCCCACCAAGTCACCTGGGTACCTTGGTTTTGGCTTGAATGGGAGCCCCATGGTCCAGAAGGATCTCTGCAATTCTCACGTGTCCATTGCGCGCTGCACAATGGAGAGGGGTCAGCTCATCCTGGGAGGAGAGAAGGGTTCAAGGGCTCAGTATGGCATGGAAGGGCAGGGTTCCCTCAGGTAGAGGACTAACTTTGGACTTATTTGCAAAATGAGGCAAAACAAGGCAAAACTGAGCCTGGCCTCAGCTCCCAGGGCACACTTTCGTAGCCATGCTCTCCTCTCACCTCGACACGTGCCAGCAAAACACCTGGTCCGTCCCCTCAGTGCACCAGAGACCTTCCCTCACATTTCCAGCAAGACGTTTACAGGGTAAGCACTGGGCAGAAGGAGCTCAGGGAGGGAGATGGCCCATGTAAAGATGGGCTGTGTTCAGAAGTGCTCTCACCTTGGTCCTTGTCTCTATCTGGGCTCCACGGTCCAGCAGCAGCCGTACCATGATGATGTTGCCCCGGCGGGAAGCTATGTGCAGGGGAGTGATCCCATTCTGCCAGGAGGAACGACAGTCTGTCAGAAGGAGCAGCCCCTCCTCTTTCAAGGAGGCAAGGGACAAGCAAAGGAGAGAGGACAGGGAGAGCTACACCTCTGCCCAGGGACAACGCAGGGGAGCAGCCTGTTTAACAGGGCTATGAGAAAGGGCTGTGCAGCTAAAGGCTGCAGACAGAAGCTACACAAAGCTTGCAAGAAAGCACCAGCTCATGGATTGGGCTGCACCCATAGGTGGGTCTGGAAGAGGCATCCTAACTGCAGGTTCTAtgagctctgccctgcagcaacagcaacagcttTCCCTCAGCCTGGACACAAGGTCCCTGAGAGCTTTCGGGGATGCACGGCTGCttctgacagaagggagacataGCAGAAAAGGCCCATGCTGGTTATTATTTGCAACTCCCTGTGCATCTGTGCTACTTTCTGCATGGTCCCACCTCACCAGCAtaccctggcagctgctgctgcaccctACATGGATAGAAGGCAGAGcatcctcctctgctgctggagcagcacaagCTCCAGTAGCTTCCCACTCTGCACTCACCTGGGGTGTGAAGTTGACACTGGCTCCACGGTTCAGCAGTAACTGGGCCACACTGAGATTCTCATAGTGGGCTGCAATGTGCAAAGGGGTGAATCCAGTCTAGGGAAAGAAGGAGGGATCAGCCCAGCCAGACACATGCTCCCTGATGAAACTACAGATAAATACAGCATACCAAGCTGCTGTTCtccctggggatgtggggaAGCTCCCAGAGACAGCATAGGAAAACCACACACCTTGGAGAGGACATCAGCATTGGGGTCATTCTGCAGCAGCACGGCTGCTGTGCGAGTGTCATCATTGCGGGCTGCAATGTGCAGGGCAGGCAGACGGACCTTACCCTTTGTCCCATAGTTGATAAGGTGAGCAACCACATTCTCATGTCCTTGCTGGAGAGCCACAGCTAGTGGAGTGAAGCCATCCtgccaaggagagggagagaatcaAGGAACCATGGCAGGACCCAGCACACCCCTCAGTAGCCCCCACCAGCAGGGCCACAGGCTCCTCCCCAAGGATCTCACCTCTGTGGCTACATTCTGGTTGGCTCCATTTTCCAGCAAGAACTTCACAACTTCCAGGTGGTTCTCCTGCGCTGCCATGTAGAGAGGTGTGAAGCCTTTCTGCAAATACAGGGCCATGCACATCAACACAACTCTTCCTTGTGTTTCTCGAGTTCTTTTAAGACCTACACCCCATCAACACCCACACTCCCAGGTCAGTGAACAGGGGCAGAAGCATCCATTGTGggtgtgaaaaagaaaataaaacctggcAACAGTGGAACAATCACAGAGAGCTGGAGCCCAAGGCTTCACatatccagaaaaaaacaggcaGTGCTTTGTAAGAGTCAACCCAGGAGACACTGCCTTCTGCACACTGCCAGTATTGTCCCTAGCTTCAGGGATAATTCTCCTATCAGGCAAAATGTGAAGAGCTTTCAGCCCTACCAGGCCCAAGGAAGAGAGAGCGAAGGAAGCACAGTGTGTGTAACTGCAGGGGTTGCTGGACATCTCAAAGCTTTGCCAGGGAGGCATCAGCCATGAGTCCTCCCAGGATAAGTTCAGCATGCTTGTGTGTGCTGACAGGGACTCCCTCAGCAGAGACCATGCAGGTCTCCCCATGTGCCTCAAGACTCTCACCACATCATTTGTCTCTTTTCAGGAGCCTGGCAGAGCAGTCCTTGTTCCTGAACAGCACTAGAGGGAAACTGCAAAGGGCTGCTGAAGTGCCCATGCTGGGCATTGTTCCCACCATGAGGACACCACCAATCACACGTGATGGGTGCCTTTCCCATTTCAGACCAGGTCATCCTACCTGGGACTGTGCATTGACGTTGGCCCCATAGTTCACCAGCTCCCGGACCACGTCCTGTTGTCCAGCCAAGGCAGCAatgtgcagggctgtgtttcCCTTCTGAAAGACACCACAGGACAGCGCTCAGGGGCTGAAGCAACCCAGGATGCCAGGGTAAGATGGGCCTGACATGTGCTAACAGGCACGCAACCAGAGCAGCTGGCCAGGAAAACCTTTAGAAGGCCATGCAGCTCTCACTCCATGTTCCATCCCTGCTGTAGACCAACCAGCCACCCTTCCCATTTGCTGGCCAGGGAAGAGAGTGATttcatctctcccatgaagttACTGGCAGCAGAAGCTGTATGCA
This window contains:
- the ANK1 gene encoding ankyrin-1 isoform X1; translation: MAQAAKQLKKIKDIEAQALQEQKEKEESNRKRRNRSRDRKKKRGHAPTTVDPLPSCCKQGSPEGMLEQESAVQADAATSFLRAARSGNLDKALDHLRNGVDINTCNQNGLNALHLASKEGHVKMVVELLHKEIVLETTTKKGNTALHIAALAGQQDVVRELVNYGANVNAQSQKGFTPLYMAAQENHLEVVKFLLENGANQNVATEDGFTPLAVALQQGHENVVAHLINYGTKGKVRLPALHIAARNDDTRTAAVLLQNDPNADVLSKTGFTPLHIAAHYENLSVAQLLLNRGASVNFTPQNGITPLHIASRRGNIIMVRLLLDRGAQIETRTKDELTPLHCAARNGHVRIAEILLDHGAPIQAKTKNGLSPIHMAAQGDHLDCVRLLLQYSAEIDDITLDHLTPLHVAAHCGHHRVAKLLVEKGAKPNSRALNGFTPLHIACKKNHIRVMELLLKTGASIDAVTESGLTPLHVAAFMGHLPIVKTLLQRGASSNVSNVKVETPLHMAARAGHTDVAKYLLQNKAKANAKAKDDQTPLHCAARIGHTGMVKLLLENNANPNLATTAGHTPLHITAREGHMDTALALLDKGASQTCMTKKGFTPLHVAAKYGKVDVAELLLAHDAHPNAAGKNGLTPLHVAVHHNNLEIVKLLLPKGSSPHNSAWNGYTPLHIAAKQNQMEVASSLLQYGASANAESMQGVTPLHLASQEGHADMVALLFSKQANGNLGNKSGLTPLHLVAQEGHVLVADVLVKHGVTVDAMTRMGYTPLHVASHYGNIKLVKFLLQHQADVNAKTKLGYTPLHQAAQQGHTDVVTLLLKHGASPNEISTNGTTPLAIAKRLGYISVTDVLKIVTEETDIPSVGDKHRMSFPETVDEILDVSEDEGTAHVTVMEEELIAPKPKTPDLRDQEGKREILEFMTTTTLEQTVESPAVLQVPCIPPETVVTRAEETEQVGPVETEAEQVSLLHAPSVSPQEPSKEFDEDSLIPSSPATETSDNISPVASPVHTGFLVSFMVDARGGSMRGSRHHGLRVVIPPRACAAPTRITCRLVKPQKLPAPPPLAEEEGLGSRIIALGPAGAQFLSPVIVEIPHFASYGRGDRELVVLRSENGSVWKEHRNRYEESYMDQLLNGMDEELESQEELDKKRVCRIITTDFPLYFVVMSRICQDCDMIGPEGGCLKSTLVPMVQATFPDTAVTKRVRLALQAQPVPDELVTKLLGNQATFSPIVTVEPRRRKFHRPIGLRIPLPPSWKDNPRDSGEGDTTSLRLLCSVIGGTAQAQWEDITGTTKLVYENECANFTTNVSARFWLADCPRTAEAVHFATMLYKELTAVPYMAKFVVFAKMNDAREGRLRCYCMTDDKVDKTLEQHENFTEVARSRDIEVVEGMPLHVELSGNLVPVKKATQPRTFLFQSFRENRLVIPIKVRDSSREASGSLSFLRKAMKYEDLQHVLCHLNISIPPCTKGSGSDERRRTLTPLSLRERYSILSETSFGSLSSTDKADQKMVDIAEQLGLSWAELARELQFGVDDINRIRVENPNSLLEQSIALLNLWASREGKNVKMENLYTALRNIDRGEIVNMLEGSGRQSRSLKGSWRYTDRDYSLSPSQMNVLPGYASLQDELLSPASLHYTLPSPLRADQYWNEVAIMDAIPMAATEQDALMEMSDMQVWSSGLTPSLVTAEDSSLECSKAEDSDATSEGRFPGQLLADAHGPDHMGSMDLVEDDTVDSDAMNGLIDLLEQEEGQRPEGKMPSGDHQPGTGEQDPESEVSFVSVQQKVQARIMTSPTFSHAVEKSADRLRDWNAEGSFISCLQDLTPGSWQEGVTRRLLPTHTTASGAQGQEQEQVLMPAMELMRISSAEDSDWQPQHPAGGWQEEADSRFFGQGNEALHLPGEQVTEEQFTDDQGNIITKKIIRKVVRQLGPGDMGDRQEQEELILEGSLQEPQDLEAEDDHFMKYSILHRDGLGAKEEVRVRVPKPEVSGGRMGAQIVKRASLKRGKQ